In the genome of Candidatus Moraniibacteriota bacterium, one region contains:
- the dnaX gene encoding DNA polymerase III subunit gamma/tau — MATLYRKYRPEHWSDVAGQEHIVTTLTNAIIGDLLAHAYLFTGPRGTGKTTVARLLAKSINCTNRRNAKEPCDTCDNCRAFSEGRAFDIIEIDGASNNSVENIRELRETVKLPPAIGARKIYIIDEVHMLSGGAWNALLKTLEEPPTHVVFILATTELHKIPATISSRCQRFDFSRFPTAVIIEKLSRIAQSEGITIDADALEMIALSAEGGMRDAESLLAQTIALEDKHITGSEAASILGITERKTVFDIVAALGNRDLDTAILTLESLAQKGVDFRSFAGTLTHFLREVLFRKLGSVAQSSLAAQSSAEENDTIATLATQFSFAELARLMELIHHARTEIRHAPIQQVPLEIAMLAFIYPEDIETPTSPAPTSRPVPPPAPAKPSVSPKEESPSKASSLTEKTAATTSEKTSPHQNPEPEHRAPEAPSGASTSSPLTLAIIQSKWKLFLEEIKRQNASLSLSLSGSTPQLSESGAIGVSVRHAFHKERLEKPESRLTIEQALATIFGTPARLAIDVVAEDPADPLLDSALNILGGKVVS; from the coding sequence ATGGCAACCCTCTACCGAAAATACCGCCCCGAGCACTGGAGTGATGTTGCCGGGCAAGAGCATATTGTCACCACGCTGACCAACGCAATCATCGGCGATCTCCTCGCCCATGCTTATCTCTTCACCGGTCCCAGAGGCACCGGCAAAACCACCGTCGCAAGACTCCTCGCCAAGTCCATCAACTGTACCAATCGCCGCAATGCCAAAGAGCCGTGCGATACCTGCGACAATTGCCGAGCGTTTTCTGAAGGGCGCGCTTTTGACATCATTGAAATAGACGGCGCTTCAAACAACAGTGTCGAAAATATCCGCGAACTCCGCGAAACAGTCAAGCTTCCGCCGGCAATCGGCGCACGAAAAATTTACATTATCGACGAAGTTCACATGCTCTCCGGCGGCGCCTGGAATGCCCTCCTCAAAACACTCGAGGAGCCGCCGACACATGTCGTATTCATTCTCGCCACCACCGAGCTGCACAAAATCCCCGCAACCATTTCTTCTCGTTGCCAGCGCTTCGATTTCAGTCGATTCCCGACCGCTGTCATCATCGAAAAACTTTCCCGCATCGCTCAGTCCGAAGGCATTACAATTGATGCTGACGCCCTCGAAATGATTGCTCTCTCTGCCGAAGGCGGCATGCGTGATGCCGAAAGCCTTCTCGCGCAGACAATCGCCCTCGAAGATAAACACATCACCGGATCCGAAGCCGCTTCCATCCTCGGTATAACCGAGCGAAAAACCGTCTTCGATATCGTCGCCGCACTCGGCAATCGCGATCTCGACACAGCGATCCTTACACTCGAATCGCTCGCGCAAAAAGGCGTCGACTTCCGATCCTTCGCCGGAACGCTCACACACTTCCTTCGCGAAGTTCTCTTCCGCAAACTTGGGAGTGTTGCCCAATCATCCCTCGCCGCGCAATCCTCCGCCGAAGAGAACGACACGATCGCAACACTCGCCACGCAATTCTCATTTGCCGAGCTCGCCCGCCTCATGGAGCTCATCCACCATGCCCGCACGGAAATCCGACACGCCCCCATCCAGCAAGTCCCGCTCGAAATCGCCATGCTTGCCTTCATTTACCCGGAGGATATAGAGACACCCACATCACCCGCTCCCACATCACGCCCAGTCCCTCCACCCGCACCTGCCAAGCCATCCGTATCACCAAAGGAAGAATCACCATCGAAAGCCTCTTCTTTGACAGAGAAAACCGCTGCGACGACATCGGAAAAAACATCGCCTCATCAGAATCCCGAGCCCGAGCATCGCGCGCCGGAAGCGCCAAGCGGCGCAAGCACATCATCTCCGCTGACACTTGCCATTATCCAAAGCAAATGGAAGCTCTTTCTTGAAGAGATAAAACGCCAAAATGCTTCCCTTTCCCTCTCCCTCTCCGGCAGCACGCCGCAGCTCTCCGAAAGTGGCGCGATCGGCGTGTCCGTGCGACATGCTTTTCACAAAGAACGGCTCGAAAAACCCGAAAGCCGCTTGACCATCGAACAGGCACTTGCTACCATTTTCGGAACACCAGCCCGCCTCGCTATCGACGTTGTCGCTGAAGATCCAGCAGATCCTCTCCTCGACAGCGCCCTCAATATCCTCGGCGGCAAGGTGGTCAGTTAG
- a CDS encoding XRE family transcriptional regulator: MNIQNLACFLNEANKETYANKNASKATPTRLASEDYHFEKGNIIYHDTYFGGRDFIGEEIVYESNKPVWGANYFGFILNKNIDEKEVYTFLREALMQKCNDVIPVRGPSSFSKDNNRYTFTVEGNLSSFSGTEEISFNGTIVYRCLLHGGLIV, translated from the coding sequence ATGAATATTCAAAATCTTGCTTGCTTTCTTAATGAAGCAAACAAAGAAACATATGCAAACAAGAATGCATCAAAGGCTACTCCCACACGCTTAGCTTCAGAAGATTATCATTTTGAAAAAGGAAATATTATCTATCACGATACTTACTTTGGCGGTCGTGATTTTATCGGAGAAGAAATTGTATATGAAAGTAATAAGCCAGTATGGGGAGCAAATTACTTTGGATTTATCCTTAATAAAAATATAGACGAAAAGGAGGTCTATACTTTCCTTCGAGAAGCTCTGATGCAAAAATGCAATGATGTAATCCCTGTTCGTGGTCCATCTTCATTTTCAAAGGACAATAATCGGTATACTTTTACGGTTGAGGGAAATCTTTCAAGCTTTAGCGGAACAGAAGAAATCTCATTCAACGGGACAATTGTTTATCGTTGTTTACTCCACGGAGGACTAATTGTTTAG
- a CDS encoding ASCH domain-containing protein: MKLNHSPFEKIRNGTKVIEIRLNDKKRKLLKVGDEIEFRRVDDERKKILTKVLDLSLFPSFQRMFAAFPPHEYGSQSAEEYTQMYEVYSPEKERKFGVLAIRIQFLSETK; the protein is encoded by the coding sequence ATGAAACTCAATCATAGTCCGTTTGAGAAAATTAGAAACGGAACTAAGGTTATTGAGATTAGATTGAATGATAAGAAAAGAAAACTCCTCAAAGTCGGAGATGAGATTGAATTTAGACGAGTTGATGACGAACGAAAAAAGATTCTCACAAAGGTCCTCGATCTTTCCCTCTTTCCATCCTTTCAAAGGATGTTCGCCGCATTTCCGCCTCATGAATACGGGAGTCAGAGCGCAGAAGAATATACGCAGATGTACGAAGTTTACTCGCCAGAAAAAGAAAGAAAATTCGGCGTTCTAGCAATCAGGATTCAATTTCTTTCAGAGACAAAATAG
- a CDS encoding diadenosine tetraphosphate hydrolase: MKITNYQGAPSDISCLGCAREEGKIERVGDIFTTAYFDVHQDFEIPIPGFIIISSRRHIRSIDELTNEEKIDFINTVTSTRTAMRKTLGIDTVYLIQEEDSAHHFHLWIFPRYLWMSEKFGTKTPSLRPIMEYARENMKTKENLEKVEQAIEKLQQYLKTSDKNDYSI; the protein is encoded by the coding sequence ATGAAAATAACGAATTACCAAGGGGCTCCCTCCGATATTTCTTGTCTCGGATGCGCAAGAGAGGAAGGAAAAATAGAACGGGTAGGAGACATATTCACAACTGCCTATTTTGATGTTCACCAAGATTTTGAGATTCCCATACCGGGATTCATTATTATCTCTTCGCGACGACACATCCGAAGCATTGATGAGCTCACTAATGAGGAAAAGATTGATTTCATAAACACAGTGACATCCACTCGCACAGCAATGCGAAAAACTCTCGGCATAGACACGGTATATCTCATCCAAGAAGAAGATTCAGCGCATCACTTTCACCTCTGGATATTCCCTCGATACCTCTGGATGTCCGAGAAATTTGGAACGAAGACACCGTCACTCCGACCAATTATGGAGTACGCTCGAGAAAATATGAAAACAAAAGAAAACCTTGAAAAGGTGGAACAGGCTATCGAAAAACTGCAACAATACTTGAAAACCTCGGACAAGAATGACTACTCCATATGA
- a CDS encoding HAD-IA family hydrolase — protein sequence MNPQNKSIIIFDFDGTLADTEEILFRAFNGLADQYHYPPITKEEILKLEDKDIKKFISTHAKIPLWKLWRFTQRLREEYKLYIDTVQLFPDIKEVLDALQKQGCVRGIVSSNSTDTISKILRRFDISVDFIITSSLFGKSGALNALARKHRFDKSKILYIGDEVRDVEACQKSHIDMLAVTWGLNSKATLQKADIVTVDFPRQILESLGIDTTLNKTNSI from the coding sequence ATGAACCCACAAAACAAGAGTATTATTATTTTTGATTTCGATGGCACACTGGCCGACACGGAAGAAATACTTTTTCGCGCATTCAACGGTCTCGCCGATCAATATCACTACCCGCCAATTACCAAAGAAGAAATCTTGAAACTCGAAGATAAAGACATCAAGAAATTTATTTCGACACACGCAAAGATCCCCCTCTGGAAACTCTGGAGATTTACGCAACGTCTCAGAGAGGAATACAAGCTCTATATCGACACCGTACAGCTCTTTCCCGATATCAAGGAAGTTCTCGATGCCCTGCAAAAACAAGGGTGCGTAAGAGGAATCGTTTCGTCCAATTCAACTGATACCATATCGAAAATCCTCAGAAGATTCGATATATCGGTCGACTTTATCATAACCAGTTCCCTGTTCGGAAAGTCAGGCGCGCTGAATGCTCTCGCAAGAAAACACCGTTTCGATAAAAGTAAAATACTCTATATCGGCGACGAGGTGCGCGATGTAGAAGCCTGCCAGAAGAGTCACATCGACATGCTCGCCGTCACTTGGGGATTAAACAGTAAAGCCACTCTCCAAAAAGCAGACATAGTCACAGTCGACTTTCCAAGGCAAATCCTTGAATCGCTGGGAATAGATACCACACTAAACAAAACAAATAGCATATGA
- a CDS encoding NUDIX domain-containing protein, with amino-acid sequence MNIHKAAGIIIRDRNLLVEKSKNKDFFISPGGSIEPGETAKQALARELMEEFQIIVEEGDMESFGTFSAAAAGNESKTVIMEVFMIKAFRGEPTPDSEVEKIAWINSVIPQEMKVGSIFEHQVIPLLKKRDLID; translated from the coding sequence ATGAACATACACAAAGCAGCTGGCATCATCATACGAGACAGAAATCTACTGGTAGAGAAATCGAAAAATAAAGACTTCTTCATCTCTCCAGGAGGATCCATTGAACCAGGAGAAACTGCCAAGCAGGCTCTCGCAAGAGAGTTGATGGAGGAATTCCAGATAATTGTCGAGGAGGGTGATATGGAGTCATTTGGAACATTTTCTGCAGCAGCCGCAGGAAACGAATCAAAGACAGTTATCATGGAAGTTTTTATGATTAAAGCTTTCCGAGGCGAACCGACGCCTGATAGCGAAGTAGAAAAAATAGCATGGATAAACTCCGTCATTCCCCAAGAAATGAAAGTCGGATCAATATTCGAACATCAAGTTATCCCTCTCCTCAAGAAACGCGACCTTATAGATTAA